The following coding sequences lie in one Methylotenera versatilis 301 genomic window:
- a CDS encoding bifunctional diguanylate cyclase/phosphodiesterase, translating to MSLIKQLWLAIIFILILASGGSFVLSTLSSKNYLEEQLQLKNLDNATSLALSISQMQKDATTIDLLISAQFDSGHYRYIGLFDPNGKMISERVNANSKTKAPSWFTKLIPIKAQAGVAEVQDGWKQFGSITLESDSNFAYDKLWDTTIEIALWASLIGLLACYGGGKILEKILSPLDDVVNQAKAIGENRFISITEPKTTEFKAVVNAMNSLSNRIKNTVTEESSRLEELRYQANFEPITGLMNFDYFIRRVNASISHEETFSSGILIVTRLANLALIDQTLGHQETNTLLKRIGEALDNECKNHSHLYAARLTGTDFGIFCTRPLDTDTLGLQIKELLINVSQTKQETLSANFLTVAINVTKSDTAENLVSILEAAEKFISFIDSVVDKVNIQHRNTLHVINHNDLVQYRKNDQENWKKLLTSALDNRRIRLEPYPVINQNGQLIHNESPVRLQLEPNGKWYSAGEFITWATQLNLMSRVDELVLETALGKLATGTESIGLNLSASAICNPEFIEKTCKLIKLNISVASRLYFEVPEKSAFEFSAEFRHFCNQVKPLGCKVGIEHVGTHIARLGELHDVGLDYIKIDVSIIKDIDSNEGNKTLLRGLCMIAHSIGVIAIAEGVQTIDEQTTLKQIGIDGMTGPGIHIA from the coding sequence ATGTCACTGATAAAACAACTTTGGTTAGCAATCATATTTATACTCATACTCGCCAGTGGTGGCAGCTTTGTATTAAGCACACTATCGAGTAAAAATTATTTAGAAGAGCAATTGCAGCTCAAGAACCTTGATAACGCGACATCGCTGGCATTATCCATATCCCAAATGCAAAAAGATGCAACGACGATAGACTTGCTCATTTCCGCGCAATTTGATTCTGGTCACTATCGTTATATCGGCTTATTTGACCCTAACGGGAAGATGATCAGCGAACGTGTTAACGCCAATAGTAAAACCAAAGCACCCTCTTGGTTTACCAAGCTGATCCCAATTAAAGCGCAAGCAGGCGTTGCTGAGGTGCAAGATGGCTGGAAGCAATTCGGCTCAATCACTTTGGAAAGCGACTCTAATTTTGCCTACGATAAACTTTGGGATACCACCATAGAAATCGCGCTTTGGGCGTCGCTTATAGGCTTACTAGCCTGCTACGGTGGCGGCAAAATTTTAGAGAAAATCTTAAGTCCGTTGGATGATGTTGTGAATCAAGCCAAGGCAATTGGTGAGAATCGCTTCATCAGCATCACCGAACCAAAAACTACTGAATTTAAAGCAGTCGTCAATGCGATGAATAGCCTTTCTAATCGCATTAAAAACACCGTGACAGAAGAGTCATCTCGACTAGAGGAGTTACGTTACCAAGCTAACTTTGAGCCAATTACGGGGTTGATGAATTTCGACTATTTTATCCGTAGAGTGAACGCCAGTATTAGCCATGAAGAAACTTTTAGCTCAGGTATTTTGATTGTTACAAGACTCGCTAATTTAGCACTGATTGATCAAACACTCGGCCATCAGGAAACCAATACACTGTTAAAAAGAATAGGTGAGGCTTTGGATAATGAGTGTAAAAACCATTCACACCTTTATGCAGCGCGGTTAACAGGCACAGATTTCGGCATATTCTGCACTCGTCCATTGGATACGGATACGCTGGGCTTGCAAATTAAAGAACTGCTAATCAATGTAAGCCAAACAAAGCAGGAGACTTTGAGTGCTAACTTCTTGACCGTAGCGATTAATGTCACAAAATCAGACACAGCAGAGAATCTTGTTTCTATTTTAGAAGCAGCAGAAAAATTCATCTCGTTTATTGATAGCGTGGTTGATAAAGTAAATATTCAACACAGAAATACGCTGCATGTAATAAATCATAACGATCTCGTACAATATCGGAAAAATGACCAAGAAAATTGGAAAAAATTGCTCACATCTGCCCTAGATAACAGAAGAATCAGGCTTGAGCCTTACCCTGTCATCAATCAAAATGGTCAGTTAATTCATAATGAAAGCCCAGTCAGACTTCAGCTAGAGCCTAACGGCAAATGGTATTCTGCGGGCGAATTTATTACATGGGCAACGCAGCTTAATTTAATGAGCCGAGTAGATGAGTTAGTCTTAGAAACCGCACTAGGAAAGCTCGCTACGGGCACAGAATCTATCGGCCTGAATCTTTCAGCCAGCGCCATTTGCAACCCTGAGTTTATTGAAAAAACCTGCAAGTTGATTAAATTAAATATAAGCGTAGCCAGCCGCCTATATTTTGAGGTTCCTGAAAAAAGCGCTTTCGAATTCTCGGCTGAGTTCCGCCATTTTTGCAATCAGGTAAAACCATTAGGCTGTAAAGTTGGCATAGAACACGTAGGCACACATATTGCTCGCCTTGGTGAACTACATGACGTGGGCTTAGATTACATTAAAATTGATGTATCAATCATTAAGGATATTGATAGCAATGAAGGCAACAAAACACTGTTAAGAGGCTTATGCATGATTGCTCACTCTATTGGCGTAATCGCAATTGCCGAGGGCGTGCAAACCATTGATGAACAGACGACATTAAAACAAATTGGGATCGATGGCATGACAGGGCCAGGGATTCATATCGCTTAA
- a CDS encoding transglutaminase-like cysteine peptidase, translated as MIALVFFCVTGIYAASCDFNKLSSLAKQRYGDEAYQDVVELQQLITQLKTATEAEKLKQINDFFNRKINYAEDIDLWGKSDYWATPLEAIGRQAGDCEDYSIAKYVFLKVLNVPNDKLRLTYVRAELNFDGIRTVRAHMVLSYYPTPQSTPLILDSLKPEILPASSRPDLTPIFSFNDKGIWVGSSSKPKGEATSHLSKWLDVLTRMQADGIE; from the coding sequence TTGATTGCATTGGTATTTTTCTGCGTTACTGGCATTTACGCAGCCAGTTGCGACTTCAACAAACTAAGTAGCCTAGCTAAACAAAGATATGGCGACGAGGCGTATCAAGATGTAGTAGAGCTTCAACAATTAATCACACAATTAAAAACCGCGACCGAGGCGGAAAAACTCAAGCAGATAAACGATTTCTTTAACCGGAAAATCAATTATGCAGAAGATATAGACTTGTGGGGAAAGTCAGACTATTGGGCAACGCCTTTAGAGGCAATCGGTCGTCAAGCTGGCGATTGCGAAGATTACAGCATTGCCAAATATGTGTTTTTAAAAGTATTAAATGTGCCTAATGACAAACTCAGACTCACTTACGTGCGTGCTGAGTTAAACTTTGATGGCATCAGAACAGTGCGGGCACACATGGTACTGAGCTACTACCCCACGCCGCAATCTACTCCGCTCATTTTAGATAGTTTAAAACCAGAAATTTTACCAGCGTCCAGCAGACCCGATTTAACGCCAATTTTTAGCTTTAATGACAAGGGTATTTGGGTCGGTTCAAGCAGCAAACCCAAGGGCGAAGCAACTTCTCACCTCTCCAAATGGCTGGATGTGCTAACACGCATGCAAGCGGATGGAATAGAATAA